In a single window of the Mucilaginibacter defluvii genome:
- the nuoH gene encoding NADH-quinone oxidoreductase subunit NuoH — protein sequence MELTDIIVKFILIVIVFAISLVVAMYSTYAERKIAAFFQDRVGPNRAGPFGMLQPLADGAKMFLKEEIIPTRASGLLFIVGPSLAILTACIGSAVIPWGQKLTIGSTIIDLQVTDINVGILYIFGVVSLGVYGIMIGGWASNNKYSLLGAIRAASQNISYEISMGLSIIALLLVTGSLSLREIAEQQHSFWQGGLPWEGGWFTWNFFKQPLGFMIFIVCAFAETNRTPFDLPECETELVGGYHTEYSSMKLGFYLFAEYINMFVSSAVMATLYFGGYNFPFMDSLGLSANWIAIIGVIVLFAKIFAFIFFFMWIRWTIPRFRYDQLMNLGWKTLIPLAIANIVITGIVVTLLN from the coding sequence ATGGAATTGACAGACATTATAGTAAAGTTTATACTAATCGTAATTGTATTTGCTATCAGCCTGGTGGTAGCCATGTACTCTACTTATGCCGAGCGTAAAATAGCCGCCTTTTTTCAGGATCGGGTGGGCCCTAACCGTGCCGGTCCGTTCGGTATGTTACAACCACTGGCTGATGGTGCCAAAATGTTTTTAAAGGAGGAGATCATCCCCACAAGGGCAAGCGGATTACTGTTTATCGTAGGGCCATCGCTAGCAATATTAACGGCCTGTATTGGTTCGGCGGTTATTCCATGGGGGCAAAAGCTTACCATCGGTTCAACGATAATTGATCTGCAGGTTACTGATATTAACGTGGGCATCCTGTACATTTTTGGTGTGGTATCATTAGGTGTTTACGGCATCATGATAGGTGGCTGGGCATCAAATAATAAATACTCACTGCTGGGCGCTATCCGTGCGGCATCACAAAATATCAGCTACGAAATTTCAATGGGGCTTTCTATTATCGCCCTATTACTGGTAACCGGCTCGTTAAGCCTACGCGAGATCGCGGAGCAGCAACATAGCTTTTGGCAAGGTGGTTTACCCTGGGAGGGTGGCTGGTTTACCTGGAACTTTTTTAAGCAGCCGCTGGGTTTCATGATCTTCATCGTATGTGCTTTTGCCGAAACTAACCGTACCCCATTTGACTTACCGGAATGCGAAACGGAGCTGGTAGGTGGTTATCATACCGAATATTCATCCATGAAACTGGGCTTTTACCTATTTGCCGAATACATCAACATGTTCGTTTCGTCAGCAGTAATGGCTACACTTTATTTTGGCGGTTACAATTTTCCGTTTATGGATAGCCTGGGCCTGTCGGCCAACTGGATCGCCATTATTGGTGTGATCGTGCTGTTTGCTAAAATATTCGCGTTCATCTTCTTCTTCATGTGGATTCGCTGGACCATCCCGCGTTTCCGTTACGATCAATTGATGAACCTGGGCTGGAAAACCCTGATACCGTTGGCCATTGCCAATATTGTGATAACAGGTATTGTTGTTACGCTTTTAAATTAA
- a CDS encoding 2Fe-2S iron-sulfur cluster-binding protein, with the protein MKVTIDGITVDVEPGTSILNAARQIGGDIVPPAMCYYSKLEGSGGKCRTCLVKVSKGSEKDPRPMPKLVASCRTTVMDGMEVQNITSPEVIEARKGVVEMLLINHPLDCPVCDQAGECHLQDLGYEHGAAKTRYEFDRRTFEKIDIGDKIQLHMTRCILCYRCVFTADQITNTRLHGILNRGDHSEISTYIQKAVDNDFSGNVIDVCPVGALTDKTFRFKNRVWFTKPVEAHRDCDKCCGKVTLWYKGEDVIRVTGRKDVYGEVEEFICNTCRFDKKKTADWTIEGPRKVSHKSVISANHYETMKPLPVVKTNPLLQEANKEQFERETRL; encoded by the coding sequence ATGAAAGTAACGATAGACGGAATCACTGTTGACGTAGAACCCGGAACAAGCATCCTGAATGCCGCGAGGCAGATAGGTGGCGATATTGTTCCGCCTGCTATGTGTTATTACTCAAAGCTTGAGGGCAGCGGCGGTAAATGCCGTACCTGTTTGGTTAAGGTAAGCAAAGGCTCTGAAAAAGACCCACGCCCTATGCCCAAGCTGGTAGCATCATGCCGTACCACGGTAATGGATGGCATGGAGGTGCAAAACATTACTTCGCCTGAGGTTATTGAAGCGCGTAAAGGCGTAGTAGAGATGCTGCTGATCAACCACCCGCTGGATTGCCCGGTGTGCGACCAGGCCGGAGAATGCCACCTGCAGGATCTGGGTTATGAGCATGGCGCCGCAAAAACCCGTTACGAGTTTGACCGCCGTACGTTTGAAAAGATTGACATTGGCGATAAGATACAATTGCACATGACGCGCTGCATACTTTGCTACCGCTGCGTGTTCACGGCTGACCAGATTACCAATACCCGCCTGCACGGTATACTTAACCGTGGCGATCACTCTGAAATATCTACCTATATACAAAAAGCGGTTGATAACGATTTTTCAGGAAACGTGATTGATGTGTGCCCGGTAGGCGCGTTAACCGATAAAACCTTCCGTTTCAAAAATAGGGTATGGTTTACCAAGCCGGTTGAAGCACACCGCGATTGCGATAAATGCTGTGGAAAGGTAACGCTTTGGTACAAAGGTGAGGACGTGATCAGGGTAACAGGCCGTAAAGATGTTTATGGTGAGGTAGAGGAATTTATTTGCAACACCTGCCGTTTTGATAAAAAGAAAACAGCCGACTGGACAATAGAAGGCCCACGCAAGGTATCGCATAAATCAGTGATTAGCGCTAACCATTACGAAACCATGAAGCCGCTGCCGGTGGTAAAAACTAACCCGCTGTTGCAGGAAGCCAATAAAGAACAATTTGAACGCGAAACACGCCTGTAA
- the nuoF gene encoding NADH-quinone oxidoreductase subunit NuoF: MGRKLLLEHINVPGINTLEVYRQKGGYAAVEKALKTLTPDEVVEEVKKSGLRGRGGAGFPTGMKWSFLAKPEGVPRYLVCNADESEPGTFKDRYLMTYIPHLLIEGMIAASYALGANTSYIYVRGEMMPQIRILERAIAEAKNAGLLGKNIFGTGYNLELYVQPGGGAYICGEETALLESLEGKRGNPRIKPPFPAIAGLYGCPTVVNNVESIAAVVPIINEGGDEYAKIGIGRSTGTKLISASGNLKKPGVYEIELGVPVEEFIYSDEYCGGIANGKRLKAVVAGGSSVPILPANLILKTINNEARLMSYESLSDGGFATGSMMGSGGFIAFDEDQCIVRNTWNFSRFYHHESCGQCSPCREGTGWMEKVLHRLEYGHGKMSDMDLLVDVSKKIEGNTICPLGDAAAWPVASAIRHFRDEFEWHVTNAAEATSRNYGLANYADPLPKVEKAEA; this comes from the coding sequence ATGGGACGCAAATTATTATTAGAACATATTAACGTACCCGGCATCAACACGCTGGAGGTATACCGCCAAAAGGGCGGTTACGCCGCTGTTGAAAAAGCGCTGAAAACACTGACTCCTGACGAGGTTGTGGAGGAAGTAAAAAAATCGGGCTTGCGTGGCCGTGGTGGTGCAGGTTTTCCTACCGGGATGAAGTGGAGTTTTTTGGCCAAGCCTGAAGGCGTGCCCCGTTACCTGGTTTGTAATGCCGATGAATCAGAACCCGGTACTTTTAAAGACCGTTACCTGATGACGTACATCCCTCACTTATTAATTGAGGGAATGATTGCGGCCAGTTACGCCCTTGGTGCCAATACATCATACATCTACGTTCGCGGCGAAATGATGCCGCAGATACGCATACTGGAAAGAGCCATTGCCGAAGCTAAAAACGCGGGCTTATTAGGCAAAAATATATTCGGTACCGGTTACAATCTGGAGCTGTACGTGCAGCCCGGGGGCGGTGCCTACATCTGCGGTGAAGAAACCGCTCTGCTGGAATCATTGGAAGGTAAGCGTGGTAACCCGCGTATTAAGCCGCCATTCCCGGCTATCGCGGGTTTGTATGGTTGCCCAACGGTGGTTAATAACGTGGAATCAATTGCTGCCGTAGTGCCAATTATCAACGAGGGTGGCGACGAGTATGCCAAAATAGGCATCGGCCGCAGTACAGGCACTAAACTGATCTCGGCATCGGGCAACCTTAAAAAGCCGGGTGTTTATGAAATTGAGCTGGGCGTACCGGTTGAAGAATTTATTTACAGCGATGAATATTGCGGCGGTATAGCCAACGGCAAACGCCTTAAAGCGGTAGTAGCGGGCGGTTCATCAGTGCCGATATTACCAGCTAACCTGATCTTAAAAACCATCAACAACGAAGCAAGGCTGATGAGCTATGAGTCATTGTCTGACGGTGGTTTTGCTACCGGCTCCATGATGGGTTCGGGTGGTTTTATTGCCTTTGATGAAGATCAGTGCATTGTACGTAACACCTGGAATTTCTCCCGTTTTTACCACCACGAAAGCTGCGGACAATGTTCGCCATGCCGTGAAGGTACAGGCTGGATGGAAAAGGTTTTGCACCGCCTGGAATATGGCCACGGCAAAATGAGCGATATGGATTTGCTGGTTGATGTCTCTAAAAAAATTGAAGGTAATACGATTTGTCCGCTGGGTGACGCGGCAGCCTGGCCGGTAGCCAGTGCCATACGCCACTTTAGGGATGAGTTTGAGTGGCATGTTACCAATGCTGCCGAAGCTACATCACGCAATTACGGTTTGGCTAACTATGCCGATCCGTTGCCGAAGGTGGAAAAGGCGGAAGCATAA
- a CDS encoding NAD(P)H-dependent oxidoreductase subunit E, with the protein MLRVEDTEQAPVEFSAALIAKFDDIKSRYPEGKQKSALLPILHETQAEFGWLSTPAMDKVAAYLDILPIEVYEVATFYTMYFMRPQGKYVLEVCRTGPCCLVGAEKIMDYIEQQLGVKEGEVTADGLFSWRGVECLAACGFGPVLQIGPEYTFYENLTTQSVDTLIADLKAKANN; encoded by the coding sequence ATGCTTAGGGTTGAAGATACCGAGCAGGCACCTGTTGAGTTTTCAGCAGCGCTGATCGCTAAGTTTGATGATATAAAAAGCCGTTATCCGGAAGGAAAGCAAAAATCGGCCTTGCTGCCTATTTTGCACGAAACACAGGCCGAGTTTGGCTGGTTGAGCACCCCTGCCATGGATAAGGTAGCCGCTTACCTGGATATTTTACCTATTGAGGTTTATGAGGTGGCTACATTTTACACCATGTACTTTATGCGCCCGCAAGGCAAATATGTACTGGAGGTTTGCCGTACAGGCCCTTGCTGCCTGGTAGGTGCCGAAAAAATAATGGATTATATTGAGCAGCAGTTAGGTGTTAAAGAAGGCGAAGTTACTGCCGACGGTTTATTTAGCTGGAGAGGAGTGGAGTGTTTGGCAGCTTGCGGCTTTGGCCCGGTACTGCAAATAGGCCCTGAATATACCTTTTACGAGAACCTGACCACCCAATCGGTTGATACTTTAATAGCGGACTTGAAAGCAAAGGCAAATAACTAA
- a CDS encoding NADH-quinone oxidoreductase subunit D, whose translation MQNPPVFFDNDPQSELSTLNLGPTHPATHGVFQNVLQMDGERIVSGVSTIGYIHRAFEKIAEHRPFYQITPLTDRLNYCSSPINNMGWHMTVEKLAGITTPKRVDYMRVIIMELARIADHIICNGVLGVDTGAFTGFLYMMEYREEIYEIYEEICGSRLTTNIGRIGGFERNFNTIAFNKIRKFVKAFPAVLKEFENLFNRNRIFIDRTKGVAPVTAETALSYSWSGPLLRATGIDYDVRVMEPYSSYEEFDFEIPVGENGDVYSRFLVRNEEMKQSLRIIEQALNKIEKEPADIFHANVPEFYLPPKEEVYNNMEALIYHFKIVMGEVETPVTEVYHAVEGANGELGFYLVNDGGRSPYRLHFRRPSFINYQMYAPMSQGMLLSDAIINMSSLNVIAGELDA comes from the coding sequence ATGCAGAATCCTCCTGTATTTTTTGATAACGATCCGCAGAGCGAACTCTCAACCCTTAACCTGGGGCCAACGCACCCGGCTACGCATGGCGTTTTTCAAAACGTGTTGCAAATGGACGGTGAGCGCATTGTAAGCGGCGTATCAACCATTGGCTATATACATCGCGCGTTTGAAAAAATTGCCGAGCACAGGCCATTTTACCAGATCACCCCGCTTACCGACAGGCTGAACTATTGCTCATCACCTATAAATAACATGGGCTGGCACATGACGGTTGAAAAGCTGGCCGGTATTACCACGCCTAAGCGTGTGGACTACATGCGCGTGATCATCATGGAACTTGCCCGTATTGCCGACCACATTATTTGTAATGGTGTATTGGGCGTTGATACCGGCGCTTTCACAGGCTTTTTGTACATGATGGAATACCGTGAGGAGATCTACGAAATCTATGAGGAGATCTGCGGTTCGCGCCTTACTACTAATATTGGCCGTATAGGCGGGTTTGAACGCAACTTTAATACCATCGCGTTTAACAAGATCCGCAAGTTTGTAAAAGCATTTCCGGCGGTATTAAAGGAGTTTGAGAATCTATTTAACCGCAACCGTATATTTATTGACCGTACCAAAGGCGTTGCCCCGGTAACTGCCGAAACGGCGCTAAGCTACAGCTGGAGCGGCCCTTTATTGCGTGCTACCGGTATTGACTACGACGTGCGCGTCATGGAGCCTTACTCATCGTATGAGGAATTTGATTTCGAGATTCCGGTAGGTGAAAACGGCGATGTTTACAGCCGCTTTTTGGTACGTAACGAAGAGATGAAGCAAAGCCTGCGCATTATTGAGCAAGCTTTAAACAAGATAGAAAAGGAACCTGCGGATATATTCCATGCCAACGTGCCGGAATTTTACCTGCCTCCCAAAGAGGAAGTGTATAACAACATGGAAGCTTTGATCTACCACTTTAAAATAGTGATGGGTGAGGTAGAAACGCCGGTTACCGAGGTATATCACGCGGTTGAAGGCGCTAACGGCGAGTTGGGTTTTTACCTGGTTAACGATGGTGGCCGCTCGCCTTACCGTTTGCACTTCCGCAGGCCGAGCTTTATAAATTACCAGATGTACGCGCCCATGAGCCAGGGCATGTTACTGTCTGACGCGATAATTAACATGAGTAGTTTAAACGTTATAGCGGGAGAATTAGATGCTTAG
- a CDS encoding NADH-quinone oxidoreductase subunit C — protein MGKITNQEVLDKIAAKFGDQVSVIGEPHSLLTVETGREQIIDLLTFLKNDATLQFIFLTDITAIHYPEQEKPIGIIYHLHSLVNNVRIRIKVFVADGDVHMPTATVLWDGANWMERETYDFFGVVFDGHPDLRRILNVDDMTVFPMRKEYPLEDPNRVDKKDYFFGR, from the coding sequence ATGGGTAAAATAACCAATCAGGAAGTTTTAGATAAGATAGCCGCTAAGTTTGGCGACCAGGTAAGCGTAATTGGCGAACCACATAGTTTGCTTACTGTTGAAACCGGCCGCGAGCAGATCATCGATCTGCTGACTTTTTTAAAGAATGATGCTACGCTGCAATTTATTTTTTTAACAGACATTACGGCTATCCACTATCCTGAACAGGAAAAACCTATCGGCATTATATATCATCTGCACAGCTTGGTAAATAATGTACGCATCCGCATAAAGGTATTTGTGGCCGATGGTGATGTGCACATGCCAACCGCTACGGTGTTATGGGATGGTGCTAACTGGATGGAACGCGAAACCTACGACTTTTTTGGCGTTGTGTTTGACGGCCACCCCGACCTGCGCCGCATACTAAATGTTGACGATATGACGGTTTTCCCGATGCGTAAGGAGTACCCATTGGAAGACCCGAACCGTGTAGATAAGAAAGATTACTTTTTTGGAAGATAA
- a CDS encoding NADH-quinone oxidoreductase subunit B has translation MSDIQIVNAPPGVEGSGFFATSLDKAIGLARSHSLWPLPFATSCCGIEFMATMGSHYDLSRFGAERLSFSPRQADLLMVMGTISKKMAPVLRQVYLQMAEPRWVMAVGACASSGGIFDTYSVLQGIDEVIPVDVYVPGCPPRPEAIIDGFMNIQKLVQTESLRRRNEPKYQELLAKYGIQ, from the coding sequence ATGAGTGATATTCAAATAGTTAACGCCCCTCCGGGTGTTGAAGGTTCAGGGTTCTTTGCTACATCGCTTGATAAAGCTATCGGGTTGGCCCGTTCACACTCGTTATGGCCCCTTCCGTTCGCCACATCATGCTGCGGCATTGAGTTTATGGCTACAATGGGCTCACATTATGACCTTTCCCGTTTCGGTGCCGAGCGTTTAAGCTTTTCGCCACGCCAGGCCGACCTGCTGATGGTGATGGGTACCATATCTAAAAAAATGGCCCCGGTACTGCGCCAGGTGTACCTGCAAATGGCTGAACCTCGTTGGGTGATGGCCGTAGGTGCATGCGCTTCAAGCGGTGGTATATTTGATACTTATTCGGTATTGCAGGGTATTGACGAGGTGATACCCGTTGATGTTTATGTGCCTGGTTGCCCGCCACGCCCCGAAGCCATTATTGATGGTTTTATGAATATTCAGAAACTGGTACAAACCGAGTCGCTGCGCCGCCGTAACGAACCGAAGTACCAGGAACTTTTAGCTAAATACGGAATTCAGTAA
- a CDS encoding NADH-quinone oxidoreductase subunit A yields the protein MEAQSLPINFLPIIFQMVVALGFVFTTMFVTHKIGPKRKTNDKLTPFESGIEVVGNARTPISIKYFLVAILFVLFDVEVIFMYPWAINFKELGKTGMIEMFIFMGTLLLGFIYIIRKRALEWD from the coding sequence ATGGAAGCACAAAGTTTACCGATCAACTTCTTGCCTATCATTTTTCAAATGGTAGTGGCACTTGGTTTTGTATTTACCACCATGTTTGTAACCCACAAAATTGGCCCTAAACGCAAAACCAATGATAAGCTTACGCCCTTTGAGTCAGGTATAGAAGTAGTAGGTAACGCGCGTACGCCTATTTCCATCAAATACTTCCTGGTAGCCATTCTGTTTGTGCTGTTTGATGTTGAGGTGATCTTTATGTACCCATGGGCTATAAACTTTAAAGAGCTGGGCAAAACCGGCATGATCGAGATGTTTATTTTCATGGGCACCTTACTGCTCGGCTTTATCTACATTATCCGCAAACGCGCCCTTGAGTGGGATTGA
- a CDS encoding tetratricopeptide repeat protein, translating into MKEISKIATAALPLMLMGSSVFSQSLDDAKKAIDAEQYQKAKSMLKNLTQTQADKDENYFYLGWVYILQDYPDSAKAVFTQGIAKNPKSALNYAGLGAVARLEKNSAGATTNFNQAISQAGKNSTPYLYVGEAYLLDPADAKAAADVLAKGKAVNAKDAALLVELGNANRLLVKSSDALTNYQEALAVDPKSAAATVAKGVLWRYANNFEQSEAEYKAALAINPNYGPAYREWAETDLRWAFNDPKMASVKVKEGVENYKKYLSLTDRSIESRMRYADFLLAAGDYPTLQAEVAELEKLPGANTNLKIYRYKAYAAYENKDYPAALAGMKKFMAEAGEKRIIPRDYLYLGRIQIASGDDSSGINNLKKAVELDTTQAELYAEIAKTLYQKKKYVEAGDAYNEFTQKGGRAVKLTDYFYEGLSYYFGYDAKKGNEEVLTKADSAFSYIIQKTANQPFADAYLYRARVNEMKEKDRNNIVGYAKPFYEKYIEVVTAKGAPDDKAKKGLSEAYVYLGNYAAYKEKDNAKATENFTKARELDPTNKSVLAFFSKKGGATGK; encoded by the coding sequence ATGAAAGAGATCAGTAAAATTGCCACCGCAGCATTACCACTGATGCTTATGGGTTCATCAGTTTTTTCGCAAAGTTTAGACGACGCCAAAAAAGCTATTGACGCCGAGCAGTATCAGAAAGCAAAATCAATGCTTAAAAACCTTACCCAAACTCAGGCCGATAAGGATGAGAACTATTTTTACCTGGGTTGGGTGTATATATTGCAGGATTATCCTGATTCAGCTAAGGCCGTGTTTACACAAGGCATAGCTAAAAACCCCAAATCAGCGTTAAATTATGCCGGTTTGGGCGCTGTAGCCCGTTTAGAGAAAAACTCCGCGGGCGCTACTACTAATTTTAATCAGGCCATCAGCCAGGCCGGTAAAAACAGCACGCCGTATTTGTACGTAGGTGAAGCCTATTTACTCGATCCGGCTGATGCTAAAGCTGCCGCCGATGTTTTGGCCAAAGGTAAAGCCGTTAACGCTAAAGATGCCGCTTTGCTGGTTGAGTTAGGTAACGCAAACCGTTTGCTGGTAAAAAGCAGCGATGCTTTAACCAATTATCAAGAAGCTTTGGCTGTCGATCCAAAATCAGCCGCTGCTACCGTTGCTAAGGGCGTGCTTTGGAGATATGCTAATAACTTTGAGCAATCAGAAGCTGAATATAAAGCTGCGTTAGCCATTAACCCTAACTACGGTCCTGCTTACCGTGAGTGGGCGGAAACTGACCTGCGTTGGGCGTTTAATGACCCCAAAATGGCATCGGTTAAAGTTAAAGAAGGCGTTGAGAACTATAAAAAATACCTGAGCTTAACTGACCGTTCTATAGAATCGCGTATGCGTTATGCCGACTTTTTATTAGCAGCAGGTGATTATCCGACATTACAGGCTGAAGTTGCTGAATTAGAAAAGCTTCCTGGCGCTAACACGAATCTTAAAATCTATCGTTATAAAGCCTATGCTGCTTACGAGAATAAGGATTACCCAGCCGCATTAGCCGGTATGAAAAAATTCATGGCCGAAGCTGGTGAAAAACGTATTATACCGCGCGATTATTTGTATTTAGGGCGTATTCAAATTGCTTCAGGAGATGATTCATCAGGTATCAATAACCTGAAGAAAGCGGTAGAGTTAGACACTACGCAGGCAGAGCTTTATGCCGAAATTGCTAAAACTCTTTACCAAAAGAAAAAGTATGTTGAAGCCGGTGACGCTTATAACGAGTTCACCCAAAAAGGTGGTCGCGCTGTTAAACTTACCGATTATTTTTATGAGGGTTTAAGTTACTATTTTGGTTACGACGCTAAAAAAGGTAACGAAGAAGTGTTGACTAAAGCCGATAGCGCGTTTAGCTATATCATTCAGAAAACTGCTAATCAGCCGTTTGCTGATGCGTATCTTTACCGTGCACGTGTAAACGAGATGAAGGAAAAAGACCGTAACAACATAGTAGGTTACGCTAAACCTTTCTACGAAAAATATATTGAGGTAGTAACTGCTAAAGGTGCTCCTGATGATAAAGCCAAAAAAGGCTTAAGTGAAGCTTATGTTTACTTAGGCAACTACGCTGCTTACAAAGAAAAGGATAACGCCAAGGCTACTGAAAACTTTACTAAAGCCAGAGAGTTGGATCCAACCAATAAATCGGTATTAGCATTTTTCTCTAAAAAGGGCGGAGCAACCGGTAAATAA
- a CDS encoding substrate-binding domain-containing protein: MLTACGSGTDKATKPLDGFAEGEIKVLADESFEPIVAEEQVVFESLYSKAKLDIHYMSENELLNLFLNDSISVAIMSRELTPVEKKIFDERKLPPDVNKFAVDAVALIVSKKSADTLITVSEIKKMLNGGTKTDQNIVFDNPNSSIVRYLKNLSGNKDLKQKNIYALKSNKEVIKYVSEHEGAIGIVGFSWLNDPDDDYAPYVRKVQIMGVRDDTNKKYSNDYFKPSQTSLVLKQYPLSRELYILNSTGRVGLGTGFASFLASERGQRIILKSGLLPDSIPRREINIKKE, translated from the coding sequence TTGTTAACAGCCTGCGGGTCAGGTACTGATAAGGCGACCAAGCCGCTTGACGGATTCGCCGAAGGGGAAATCAAAGTATTGGCCGATGAGTCGTTCGAGCCCATTGTGGCTGAAGAGCAGGTGGTGTTTGAAAGTTTATATAGCAAAGCCAAGCTGGATATACACTACATGTCAGAAAATGAGCTGCTCAACCTTTTTTTAAACGACAGCATAAGCGTGGCCATTATGTCGCGCGAGCTTACGCCGGTTGAAAAAAAAATATTTGACGAGCGTAAATTACCGCCCGATGTTAACAAGTTCGCTGTAGACGCAGTAGCATTAATCGTCAGTAAAAAATCGGCCGATACGCTTATCACCGTATCTGAAATAAAAAAAATGTTGAACGGGGGTACTAAAACCGACCAAAACATCGTTTTTGATAATCCGAACTCCAGTATAGTACGGTACCTGAAAAACTTATCAGGCAATAAAGATCTTAAACAAAAGAATATTTATGCCCTCAAATCAAACAAAGAGGTTATCAAATATGTAAGTGAACATGAGGGCGCGATAGGAATAGTTGGTTTCAGTTGGTTAAATGATCCCGATGATGACTATGCCCCGTACGTACGCAAAGTGCAGATTATGGGTGTGCGCGATGATACTAACAAAAAGTACTCTAACGATTACTTTAAACCATCACAGACTTCGCTTGTCTTAAAACAGTACCCGCTAAGCAGAGAGCTGTATATATTAAACAGTACCGGCAGGGTAGGATTGGGCACGGGATTTGCATCATTTTTGGCAAGCGAACGAGGACAGCGTATAATACTGAAGTCGGGCTTATTGCCTGATTCAATCCCGCGCAGGGAAATAAACATAAAGAAAGAGTAA
- a CDS encoding TonB family protein — translation MLGSKLDILKQEWIDVVFSDRNKAYGAYELRKSNSKRTGQALLIGITVFVVVVSMPTIINKIKGFIPKAPEKVKITDVVLTPPPPVDQTKKPPPPAPEPPKPKVDQIKFPPPVVKPDDQVVEKDPPTVKELEVADPGQKDQKGDPNAEIRIDEPVGNSDVKQVIESDPNEIFTAVETQPAFPGGLAAFGNYLTKNIRYPAVARENNVQGRVFVQFVVERDGSLTDITVLRGIGSGCDEEAVRVLKKSPKWTPGIQNGRPVRVQYTVPIAFNLASE, via the coding sequence ATGTTAGGATCAAAATTAGATATATTAAAACAGGAATGGATTGATGTAGTATTCAGCGATCGTAATAAAGCATACGGTGCCTATGAATTAAGAAAGTCTAACTCGAAACGTACGGGGCAGGCGCTATTAATAGGCATTACGGTGTTTGTGGTTGTCGTGTCAATGCCTACTATCATCAATAAGATAAAAGGGTTCATTCCGAAAGCGCCGGAGAAGGTTAAAATAACCGATGTGGTGCTTACCCCTCCGCCACCGGTGGATCAAACTAAAAAACCACCTCCGCCGGCACCTGAGCCGCCGAAACCGAAGGTTGACCAGATAAAATTTCCGCCTCCGGTGGTAAAGCCTGACGACCAGGTAGTGGAAAAAGATCCGCCAACTGTTAAGGAGCTTGAGGTTGCTGACCCTGGTCAGAAAGACCAGAAAGGTGACCCGAACGCCGAAATACGTATTGACGAGCCGGTAGGTAACTCTGACGTAAAACAGGTGATTGAGAGCGACCCGAACGAGATATTTACCGCGGTTGAAACCCAGCCCGCTTTTCCGGGTGGTTTAGCTGCTTTCGGTAACTATCTGACCAAAAACATCCGTTACCCGGCAGTTGCCCGCGAAAACAACGTTCAAGGCCGTGTGTTCGTGCAGTTCGTTGTTGAACGAGACGGATCATTAACTGATATTACGGTATTGCGTGGTATTGGTAGCGGTTGCGACGAAGAAGCTGTGCGTGTATTAAAAAAATCACCGAAATGGACCCCTGGTATCCAGAATGGCCGTCCGGTACGTGTACAATACACCGTTCCAATCGCGTTTAACTTAGCAAGCGAATAA
- a CDS encoding biopolymer transporter ExbD, producing MAELDTSGGGGKKGGKVRSKKQSTRVDLTAMVDLAFLLITFFIMTTTLSKPKAMDVAMPDKDEKQDNQLDVAASRTMTLLLGKDNKLMWYIGEPGKTAPEVEGYGKKGLRQTLLDKSKEVQEKTGKFMFVIIKPSNKSVYKNMVDALDEIAITNIQSYGFAEILPVETKLLQEQGLY from the coding sequence ATGGCAGAATTAGATACCTCCGGCGGGGGTGGGAAAAAAGGTGGAAAGGTAAGAAGTAAAAAGCAATCAACCCGCGTTGACTTAACAGCGATGGTGGATTTGGCTTTCCTTCTGATCACTTTCTTCATCATGACGACCACCCTGTCAAAACCAAAGGCGATGGACGTTGCCATGCCGGATAAGGACGAAAAGCAGGATAATCAGCTTGATGTAGCTGCATCGCGTACCATGACTTTACTTTTAGGTAAAGACAATAAGCTGATGTGGTATATCGGTGAGCCTGGCAAAACAGCTCCTGAAGTTGAAGGTTACGGTAAAAAAGGTCTGCGCCAAACCCTGCTTGATAAGAGCAAGGAGGTGCAGGAAAAAACCGGTAAGTTCATGTTCGTGATCATTAAACCAAGTAATAAATCAGTTTATAAAAACATGGTTGACGCGCTTGACGAAATTGCGATCACTAACATTCAATCGTACGGTTTTGCCGAAATTTTACCTGTAGAAACGAAACTGTTACAAGAACAGGGTTTATATTAA